Genomic segment of Corticium candelabrum chromosome 16, ooCorCand1.1, whole genome shotgun sequence:
GCCAGATGCAAAGAGATGATCAGAAACCTGAATGATTTGGCAGCAGTGGACTGGCCTGATGGACATGCATTAAAGGAGAGAAGCCAACTAGAATTATTCCTTTCCTTTGCTGATCGAGCTGATATTGCATTTAGAGCTGGACCAATGCCGATACGATTGTCGCATGCTTTGGCATCTGTGGCATTTTCATATGTACTAGTAGCTGTTAATATTGCTCTTCAAAACTTGTCACACTAAAGTAAGGAGAATGTTATTAATGGAGTTTGTTGACTTGACTGTGTGTAGATTGATTATCACTTATACCCCTATATTTGCTATTCAACGATGTGAAGTTCAGTTATGAGAATTGCAATTACAATGGTTTGTATGATCTGTTGATATCAGAATACAATTATTAGCAAGTGCATGTAATGTTGATGTACTAAGAGCTATCTAAATAGTATAGGATATTGAAAGACCTATTATTGACACTCAAGATGCTAAGTGGGTGCAAGTGGGTGCAATAGCATCAAGTACCATTATCACTCTCTAAATATTATGCAACACATAGACGCAGAATATTTAGAGAGCAATTAATTGAAGATGCCTTATACACCTACAAAGTTAGCTGAAGTCGTTTGTTTGGTTTTCAAATGTTTTATCACGATGTCAGTCCTCTAGCCAGAATTTTATGGCTATTTGCCATTTCAACAATTGCTAATTGACGTCTTTACAGAGTGTGATGCCATTGCAACCTGACAATTTCTGTTAATGACGATTACACCAATTTGGTTGATAAAATGTACAGCAATCTTGTGTTTGAAAAAATTGAGCTTTATTACTGCCATAGATTGAAAATATTGTCCACTTgtggtatacatacatacttacataatacatacatacacacatacaacatgCAATAACAAACTATTCTAAGCCCTGGTGGCAAGTCAGTGAGCCAACAATTAAGAAATAGTTATTGACTGCTAAGATCAAAATCAgttctgtatgtgtgtgtcaataAGATCTGCAATTGCTCTTTGGTCTTCCACTTGCCTTAGAACTGCACAAAATTGCGTAAAGGCATCTCTCCCTTTCTTTGGCAAAATTTCCAGTAAAATTTTTCCAGCCTTTTCCTTTTCTGATAGTTGCTTGTTGCTTAGTTCTATATACTCATCACGATCTAGTAATCTCTTTGTGTAAAGCTTGTCTATAAGCTTTCTAGGAGACATCAACTCCATGACTTCATCAAAATGAGGCCGCAGGTTCTTTTCCCACAGTGACTTGGTCTGGTCTAGAACAGAATTTCGAAGACTGGGTGGTTGTTCTACCTTTGTTTCTTGTAGACAGTGCAGAGTATCTTGCATTGTCTTTAATTGATCTCTCATTGATTCAAATAACTGCCTTTCACTTTCTCTAGATGCTGCCAGTTCACCATTCTGTTGTTTTACTAAAGTTAGTTCCTCACTCTGTCTTGCCATCTGATTTGATAGAGTACTTATTTCCTGCTTTGCCTCTTCTAGTTCACTTTCCTCTCTTCTCAGTTTGCTTTCCAAAAGCACCATTTGGTGATCTTGCTGTAGAATAAGTCTCTGGTCTTTTTCTAGCTTATCCATCAGCCCTCTCACTGCAGATTGTGCTAGATGCAACTTCTCATTAGCAATTTTCTTCAAATGGTGGTTTTCCCTTAGTAACATGATATTCCTTTTTTCCAACTTCTGGGATCTTGACTGCATCTTCTCCAATTTCTCTTGTACGCCTCTGAAAGAGTCAGCAAGATAGGAATTCTGTATCTGAAGATCACCTAGTCTCAAGGTTTGATGTTGAGTTGGACGACGTTGATATTGATCTGACCTACTTTGGAACATCAACAGACTTTCTTGGTCAGTCATTGTTGtttcaacatctagtgacgCGACATGACTATCCTCTGAACATTGTTGACTGAGACGCCAAGCTCCGGCTTTCTGACTTTCGGTTGCTTGAGCCTGCAGGTGAGATGACACAAATGTCGCTTCCCCTTCCTCCAAGGGCAGTGTAGAGAGAGAAACGCCTATACCAGGACCAGTGTCCATTTCGATCAGCACCCTCTCCACAAATAATGCAAAACCATGCACTGCAAGACAAGCAAGCTTAAGAAAACAAACATGGCGTCGCAGTGTCTAGACTAGGAACTCCTATTTTAGAGTAAGACGTGCTGCTTGCTCTACCACGTGCTACTGGACGCGCTACTTAGAGCTACATCAAAGTCATATTGCACCTGTAGCTAGTTCAGCTTGTGGGCCACTTTAGAAAGAGTTGTGGAAATACAGAAGCCAGCCACACGACGCTGTGGCAACACAACCAGTCAGCAACCCTACGCCTGGTAAAACAAAAGAAGGTAGATCGATCACCAGCGTGTGTCTCTGATCACCATATTCTCACTGCTTATAAAAATCAACACAGGGTTGCTCAGGGTACAGTAGCTCAGGGAAAGTCCAGCCTGTCCGGGGTTGCGGCTCAGCAGGAAACAGTTACATGCATGCCTTCCTTTGTTTAATTATACGtagtctattaattaatattattattcatAAACTTCTGCAGCCAATCGTCATTTTATACAGATTGGCGTTCTATCTGTGTACACTACTCTACGAGACAAAACATAATTTGAATCAAATGCTGCAACACTCAGAGCAtctctagttaattaattgcctcTAAATtactagtaattaattaaacaaaatttttCTTATTCATATAAACATTGATTTACTCACATAATTTTCATATTACAACTTCTATAGTACAAGAACGTTTGCAGAGTCACGTTTACATTGATTTGGGAAGTAGCTtgaaacatccgggatgttTTGCTATCATGTCTCTTACGCGGCGCGGAGTTCATTACCTTACTAGAGCGTTATCGTCTCCAGTTCGCGTCAATTGCTTGAAAACCATCTATCGTGCAAAGTCAATTCATTTGCCTGCTACAAGATGTTACTCACTTAGACTTGGAGACAGGAAACTGTCTGATGCAACACATTTGTCTCTGAGAGTTCGATGCATGTGTTCTGCTGCTGGTGATGGTGGTGATGGCGACggtggtggtggcggtggtgAGGAGGGCAGCGAAAGGGAAGCTGCCGAAGAGAAGGAGTCTGAAGAAACGCCTGCTGGAGAGCCAGGATTTGCTCTGTCTACTGTAGATGTGCCAGAGATGTTCCCGAATGTGCCAGTTATCGCAATAAATAGACATCCAGTGTTTCCACGTTTCATGAAAATGATTGAGGTTTAGTTTATTGTCTGCTTGCAATGCCTGTGACAGTGACTTAATTCCTCTTTCCTTGCTGCTTTGTATTGCCTTTAATTTGCGTATATAGTGGTACTGTAGCTGTGTAGTGTTTGGTTGCTTTAGTGGGTTTGCGTCATAGAATTTTTCTGTGTTGGTAAAAGACTACAGTTATCTGTATATTGGATGAATGACGcattctgtttgtgtctgtctgtctttcgtccattgttgtctttgtgtgtctgtttgtctgtctgtttgtctctctgtttgtctgtctgtttgtttgtctgtctgtttgtttgtgtgtctgtttgtctgtctgtctggttgtctgtctgtttgtctgtctgttttgtttgcttgtgtgtctgtttgtctgtctgtttgtctgactgtttgtctgtctgtctgtttgtttgacactGGAAGATAAACAGAGAGGAAAGACGGAAACGATCTGATCTGTGGAAACTTGACGTGGTAGATATGTAGACAAATGTGAAGGAGAGAGACACCACACCGCGaagagaacaatagttgatAGTAAAGATATATAATGAGCAATGTTTCAGTAAAAACCTTCTTTTGGCTCAACGTATGGCTAAGATgtttaaaaatttcaaacaataggtgttaatattgatatcgatgatgttgatatcaaaaccagCTATTTACTAAAGTATGTCtgattttatattatatttatattatattattattattttatttatattattttatattatataatattattttatatttttatttttcgaCCCATATGgattaaatataaaatcagACATACTTTAGTAAATAGctggttttgatatcaacatcatcgatatcaatattaatacctattgtttgaaatttttaaacATCTTAGACATACGTTGAGCCAGAAGAAGGTTTTTCTGAAACGTTGCTCATTATATATCCTTaccatcaactattgttctcttCGCGGTGTGGTGTCTCTCTCCTtcacatttgtctgtttgtttgtctgtctgtttgtctgtctgttttgtttgtctgtttgtctgtctgttttgtttgtctgtttgtctctgttttgtttgtttgtgtgtctgtttgtctgtctgtttgtctgtctgtttgtttgtctgtctgtctgtctgtctgtttgtttgtctgtctgtctgtctatctgtctgtttatctgtctgtctgtttgtctgtctgtttgtctatttgtttgtctgtctgtttgtatgtctgtttgtctgtctgtttgtctgtttgttactcTCTTGTGTGTATAGATAACTGATGTGAACTTGATGGAGCTGATAAAGAGGAAGGCCAAACTTGGTCAACCTTGGGTTGGAGTATTCCTGAAGAACGATGACAGGTAAGTAACTCTACATATTACACATGTATATTAACTTAATGCTTGTGGCTTATTAACGTGTCTATTTATTtacctatttgtttgtttctgtttttcattgttggtttgtttgtcaatctgaaGGTATTTGCTAGTAACTGCTACTTTAGCTAACTGATGAAATGTGTAACTGCTACATTAATGAATTACACGACAATTAAAAGTACATGTTCGTTGGATGTCCAACTGATAGCAAGCTTGTTCTCATTTAGTCACGAGAGTGATGTTGTCAGTGACATCTCAGACATTCATCCAGTTGGGATATTTGCTCATATGTCAGAAATGCATGACATGAATGATAGAATGAGGCTACTACTCATGGGACACAGAAGGTACGAACACATGCTCATCACAATGGAAGTATCTTCCAGCATATTATCACTACATATTGCCGACGTTGATCGACTCGTGTTACTTTCTATTATAGAATAAGAATTACCTCTAGATATGAAGTGGATGAAGAGGTTTCAGAGAGTCACGAGAGTCAAACTGTAGAGTGGGCATCAAAAGAGTCGCATCCTTTACCCGAAGATAAAGCTCCTCGACCTCTTCTTATGGTCACCACAGAAAATGTAACCGTCAAATCATTTGAGAGAACAGAAGAAATTAAGGTGCAGACACAAACTCATTATATCACATTGTTAAGTTGTGTTGACACTATGCTCACTAAATTGTGTCCCGGGCTTGACCTTGGTCTGCATTCTCGGGCTAGGCCCTGTTTTTTGTTCACACGTCCATAGCCACCATTGGCATCTCAgctacatgcacatgcaaggTCTGAAGTGCGAGTCTGAGTTGCATGGTCTGCAGAAGCGTACTATATATGGACTGACAAAGAGGTGACATCACTCATGATGAGAGCGTGCAAAGCCAGCTTGATGGCATGACTAAAATTACTTGAAAAGCACTTCACGATCTTTTgccatgattaattaactgcatgtgtgtgctaGTCAATGATGGGCAGAGCTATACCATGACCGGAGCCTGACCCAGTATTCTAAAGTGAGCCGTGTCCGTGAGCCCAAATATTTGTCGCCTAAACACACGGTCTTGGGTTCCCATAACGTCTTGTAACAGGGGTTTAGTTGGCAAGACAGGTCgtgagttgtttgttgtttatccaATGATAGATTTTTTGGAATTTGGCAACTTcactaattatttatatttccTTAATAGCGTTTTAAAATATCTGCATTTGAGACATTGCAGCAATGTTTACAGACGACGCAATTGTGGTATTATTCTGCACACAAGTTTGTGCTTCAAGTTCAAGTATAGATAGACTTGATTTCATTGCAGTGCATTGCGATTACAacctgacaaacagatgttTATAAATGGTGCATCGTGGTGATGGTATGTTTTCTACAGGCATTGTCAGCAGAAATTATTAAGACAATTCGGGACATCGTTGCTCTGAACCCCCTTTTTAGGTACACACAGTTTCATGTGGCTTTATTTGTTACTTGTTAATATGTTGAGAAAACTCTTATTTAGAGAGGCTTTGTCAAATCTTATGGAGTCGGGTAGAAAAGTAGTGGACCATCCGGCTCATCTTGCAGATTTCGGTACAGTTTGATTATTGTTTTTTAGCTGTTTGCATAttagtttatgtttgttgttcttgttgttcttgttgcaTCTAAGGTGCGGCTTTGACAAGCGCGGAATCATTACAGCTACAAGAAGTGTTGGAAGAAGTTGATGTAAGTGTTACGTTGTGGCTTGTAAATGGTCTGTtgatttcttcttgttgtatgCTGTAAATTTTGGCTTAGTTAGTACCCAGAATGGGCTTGAACACACTCTTCTAGTATTCTTGATGTATGCTAGCTAGCttgacaacataaatttgctcTAATTTTGTGGTTGAACAATGTTACTACATGATTATTAtatattagctcaccactCATGTTAATAGCAGCATTCATACATTGGGATTGCAACAAGTGTCGATACAAGTCTGTACTGGTCtgaatttcaacactattatgGTTGTTGTTTGATGATCTGGGTGAAAAACAGTATTCTGTTGCAGATAAGCTGTGGAATGTTGGCAATAAGTTGTTTAGTTTTGTATGACTTCCAATACTATTGGCTAGTGAAAGCATAAGTGGTTTGATTGCTCTTTATGTACACGTAATTTGAATCTTGAGTATTGTGTAGATGTGGTATACTATTGAGTAAGTACCATTTGTGATAGCACAGATGCCTTTTTGTATGATAGAGCTTTATTAATTAGGTTTGTGctgttatttattgtttgtttgtttgtgccttctgtttttctgtttgtctccctTTGTCTCTcttttgtgtatgtgtctttgtatgtttttgtctgtttaccaactagatatttttgtttgtttattactTTGTGTTTGACGTGGTGTTTGTCTTTTAGGTTTCCAAGCGACTGCTATTGACTTTAGAGTTACTAAAGAAAGAGTTAGCCATAGTGACACTTCAGCAGCAACTAGGGAAAGAAGTGGAAGAGAAAGTGAACAAGATGCAGAGGAAATATCTCTTACAAGAGCAGTTGAAAATAATCAAGAGAGAACTTGGTCTGGAGGTTGGCTTTCTTGAACAACATTACCATAGGAAATGCAGTTAGCACTTTAAACATCTAGAACAGAAGAAACTTGATTGGGTTAGAGagagacagcagacagacagatagacatatgATGGGaagacaggcagaaagactGCAAACATTTTGATGGGTATGCCAACTTGCAGTTGgtcagacatgcacacaggcTATCAGACCTACTGTACTtgcttgattaattaaaacaactaTAATATGGAACTATCATCAACTCTTTTGTTGACAGAAAGATGACAAAGATGCAGTTGCAGAAAAGTTTCGGGAGAGAATCAAGGTACATAGCATGCATGAAGTCTATCGGTTTATCACATTTTATAATTGATGTCATTGACAGAGTTACTCAtgatgtatgtgtatataggATCGTGTCATACCCGAGGCTGTGGAAACTGTAATAGAAGAAGAGCTTAGCAAGTTGTCATACCTAGACAATCATTCTTCTGAATTCAggtaacaataaaatacagTTTTGTGAGAATTGCATTCCAGAAGTAGGAATTTTGCAGTCAAGTTGTAGCCtcgttcacaatattgacactgacATCAATGTCAGCGCCAACAATAATGATGAATCTTATTCCAGCGTCAGTgtcagtgtcaacatcaaaggatacCCCCTCTgtcaaggcggtgtctttgaagtttgacgctcagctgagcatcaGCGTTATATTATGCACCAGGCTTTACTGTTGAGCTGCAGCACTAGATTTGTCAGTACAGTCTAGATACTTTCTTTACATGAACTAGAGCACACACTACAGCCATAAGGGAATTAAGTTAAACTATTACTTCATTTGTGAAAGCTctctcatgcacacacatgcatgtgcacgcatgcatgcacacacacacacacacaacacacacacaacacacacacacacacacacacacacacacacacacacacacacacaacacacacacacacacacacacacacacacacacacacacacacacacacacacacacacacacacacacacacacacacaaacgtaagAGACAAGTACTGAGAGAGTATGTGCTCTACATAGAATGATTCTTATATTCAGTGTATCTTGGGTTCAACCATTGTCTTAagaattttgttgtaattCGTTGTCCTACTACTTGAATCCTGGCAATAATCATTGTGATCACTTATGTGGCAAGTGGTTGTTAAATTGAAGGTTTATATTGTATAGTGTGACAAGGAACTATCTTGACTGGCTAACCAGCATTCCTTGGGGCATTCACAGCGAAGAGAATGACGAGATACagagagcaagagaaatatTGGACGAGGATCATTATGGATTACAGGATATAAAAGAGAGAATATTAGTGAGTTatcactgtttgtctgtatttgtgtgtggATATACTTGATGTTGATTTTGGTAGGAATTTATTGCTGTTAGTCAATTGAATAAATCTGTTCAAGGGAAGATTCTGTGTTTTGTAGGGCCACCAGGTAAGTATGATGAAATATTTAGAGATTACAAAAGTCACTTGAGATGTGGATTTTTGGTTAGGTGTAGGAAAAACAAGTATTGCTCGTTCTATTGCTCGAGCACTGAACAGAGAGGTGAGtgagtagtgtgtgtgtgtgtgtgtgtgtgtgtgtgtgtgtgtgtgtgtgtgtgtgtgcacgtgtgtgtgtgtgcacgtgcatgtgtgtgcacgtgtgttgcAAACACGTGCAGTCAGTGTATGCATCAGTGCATGCACCATTTCTTGTCACTGCGTTGACCATTTATGCTTTCATGGCTTATTTTGAGTTTGTTTCAGTACTTTCGGTTTAGTGTTGGAGGGATGACTGACGTTGCCGAAATCAAGGGCCACAGGAGAACATACATTGGTGCTATGCCTGGAAAAGCAATCCAGTGCTTGAAGAAAACTCAGACATCAAACCCTCTCGTTGTTATTGATGAGGTGACAACTACAAAACAATTTAACAAATATTAAGCTACGAGTGAGGCAGCACATGGAAATGACGCAAAGGAGGCGATAAGACATAACTGGTAGAACTTATTATaattacaatgtttgaaaGTCTTGCCAATTGTAGTATAAATGGAGGAATTTGGGGATGGTTGATTGGTAGAATTTTATGTGGTAGTGAAAAAGTTGGTGACTATTTATGACTGCAGGTTGATAAAATTGGTCGTGGATACCAAGGGGATCCTTCGTCAGCATTGCTGGAACTCTTAGATCCTGAACAGAATTCAGGATTTCTTGATCATTATCTTGATGTGCCTGTCGACCTCTCAAAGGTGCGTTATCATGCAATGACAAGAAATAGTACATTGCTGGAGGTCTATGTTAGGTCTTGTTTATCTGTACGGGCAATGTAACGGATACTATTCCTGTACCACTTCAAGATCGAATGGAAATTATTCAAGTGTCTGGTTATGTGGAGGATGAAAAGAAGGCTATTGCAGAGGTACTTTAACCTTGTTGTGTGTAAGCCTATACAATAACTACAGTATGGGTATGCTTGCTTGCTGTCAGTCTAACTGTAGTTGTCTAAGTTTATTGTTCGACTATTGAGTTTGCTTTTCAATTAGCAATACCTTATTCCAGTTGCTCGTACAGCATCAGGAGTTAAAGAGAGTGACATTGGTATTAGTGATGAAGCACTTGGGTTATTGATCAAACAATATTGTCGAGAGAGTGGAGTAAGAAATCTTCAAAAACACGTAGAAAAGGTAGAAAGCATTGTGACATTTCTGTGAGACTTATGTTGTTGAGAGATGGAGATTAACTTGTCGTTGTTTGTTAGATTTTTCGCAAAGCTGCACTGCAAATTGTAGAGAAAACGAACGAGACGATTGCTGTCGGTTCGGACAACCTTCACAACTATGTTGGCAATCCTGTCTTTCTTAGTGACAGAATGTATGACACTACACCACCCGGAGTGGTGATGGGACTCGCATGGACGGCAATGGGTAATCAATGTCTAATAAAAACAATACATTCAATGAAGAATTAATTTTTCCTTTGCTTTTTCAACTTTTAGTATGAAAGTAATGAGTTTATTTCAGTTTGAATTTAAAGTCGGATGCTTGATCTGAATGATGTCAAGGGATAGTAAGATAGTCTCATGCAGCCAAATCCCTCCTTTTTTATACCTACTGGTGGGAAGATTTGGCTATTTGAGACTAATAGTAAGAGTAAGACTCACTCTAGCCAACACATTCTACTCGTAAATTGCAATACATAGAAATATTGCTGGAGTGAAGGGTGTGTACAGTGAGAGCACTTTTGTCTCTACACATTGCATATCACTCAGTATAGAATTTCTTATGAATACAAACGGCACAGCCAGTAGTTGCTTGATCTCACACAAGTATACACTTGCTGCATATATTGGTAACATCCTTTTTCGATAACGCAAATTCTctttattgtattgtgaacAGAGGGTGAGTGCACAGGTTCCACTGaaattaaatacattaattaattattggaTTTGTTTTTCTGATTGGCTTTTTGAGGCTCCATTTTAGAGAAAGGAAGTTTGTTGCTATGTTTTTTATAATGGATGGATATTGTTGTCAGGTGGCTCTACATTGTACATCGAAACGGCTTTGAGACGTCCAATTGAAGTTGAAAAGTCTGAGCCGTCGGTAGAAACAACTGGACAGCTGGGTGCAGTAATGCAAGAAAGTGCTAGGATTGCTTACACATTTGCCAAGGTAAGAAGGTTGCAGTTAGACACATTATTGGCTGTTTTTTCTGACTACTGCTAATTTGTCAGTTTTAGTCTTTGTGTGTAATTAATTGCAGGTAGCTTGCACTACAGACTACATTGGAAACTtatggtgtgcatgtgtgcagtACTTGTGTCTAATGTAGTTGATGCGATGTTAGAGTTTTCTTGCCAAACGTGAACCTGACAACAAGTTTTTCGACAAGGCAGCAGTCCATATTCATGTTCCAGCGGTAAGTCGTATATTATATTTAAATGACATCGAACTGTTGACCTAGCTTTCCGTTAAATCAATCAAATTGCTTGTGTTGGATTTTATATGTATTTACTAAGtaattgcttgtgtgtgtgtgtgtgtgtgtgtgtgtgtgtgtgtgtgtgtgtgtgtgtgtgtgtgtgtgtgtgtggtgtgtgtctgtgtctgtgtctgtctgtctgtctgtcaatatctatattttcaaacatcaaactgtttgtctgtttgtctgtccgaccgtctatctgtctgtctgtctgtctgtctgtcagtaatgtattttcaaacatgaaactgtctgtctgtctgtctgtctgtctgtctgtctatctgtctgtctgttaatatgtatattttcaaacatcaaactgtctgtctgtctgtctgtctgtttgtgatatcatatgtttaattaaaatattttagcaAGCTATCTTTCTGCAGTGAGAGTGAAGGGTCGTTATTATCGCTAATAGAAAGTGCTCTTAGATATTGAACCACTCCTTATATAACGACAGGCATCTATTAACTTATTGCTACTTCCCACTTACTTGGACATACAACAATCATTGATTAATCATATCAATTGATCACGATCATGGCATTGTCAAGtgaaacaaataaatgtaCTGGTTGGTGATGGTACCGCTAGTCAGTGTAACTTATTGTTTTCTTCTCTCGAAGCCATACCACTAGACTCGAGGCATCTGTCTGTAGTAGTCGAGATAGACTGGGTTGCCTTGGCAGCTGGTCTTCCACCTGCCATCTGTTTAATAATGGGACTGTGCCAGTTTTGGTCTATGAAGTTAGCCTTTCACCAACTGGTACACAGACTTGTGATTCCTTAGTGTTGCCATGACGGAAACGAGAAAGGCTTCTAGTCTGGTCTGTTGTTGACTTTACTACTCATGACTATTGTCTGTCGATTGGCTAGGGTGCTACGCCCAAAGATGGACCTTCAGCTGGCTGCACAATCGTCTCAGCTCTTCTATCTCTAGCCACGAACAAGCCAGCGAGACAGAACGTTGCCATGACGGGGGAACTCTCTCTAACAGGGAAAGTGAGTATGACAAAGCAATTCTAGATCACGTCTCATGTACTTCTCGAACAGGTGTTGCCTGTTGGAGGAATCAAAGAGAAGACTATCGCAGTAAGACGTTTATTTACTACTTCAGCAAGTCTCCTAATTTCGTTTCACGTTACCAGGCCAAGAGAGACGGCGTTCGTTGCGTGGTGCTACCGGAAGGAAACCGGAGAGATTACGAAGACCTACCGGAATTTATCCGAGAAGGTGTAGAGGTCCATTTTGCGGAAAATTACGAGGATTTGTACGCCATAGTATTTCCAAAACAATGAAGATTTAAATATTATGCGACCTACAGCACGaccattaaaattaataaattaactcaaaatttcaaaaatgtAAAATGGAGGTCTATTGAGGCGTATAGGAAATAGTTTGATGAAAATTTGTTGACGAGGTGTAGACTATCCACTTGCTTGGGTGCGATCGACGATGAAATCATCTGATCTCGGCGTTTTCGGTGTCTTGACTTGAACCTGACAGAGAGCGGTCGCCGAACTTGTCTGTACATATTGCACTATCACGTTGGAGGCGGATCTGCGCATAGCTTGATGGTGGGAGATAAGATGATCACGATAGTGCACCTGTCCCTTTGATCGCTTTGTTTAGCTTCGATGTCGGCTAGATTTCTGTTTGCTTAGACACATCATTTCGAGCTCACACTcccttccttccttccttcgCGGGAGGTGTGGTTTCAGTCGAGCACGTGACCGACCTCCAGGTGGAACACGCGTGTGTTGACGCAGTGCACTCTACGCCATACGCATCAAACAGCGTCTGTTATAACAAATGCACGAATTTCTTGTTTTTAACTCGAAGAGGCTGATATCTAAAAGGACAGATCTGCAGTCGACTACACACTTCAGAATGTGGGCGTGGCGACACAACCTCACGTGCAGAGTGTAGGCGTGTCGACGCAACCGCTGATATAAATATCACGTTATCCCCGGTCAGCGGTTGCCTTTGTATTGCGATTTCCGGTCTTGCTTACATAATGCCATAAGAAACGGCGTACAGTCGTCAGTCTTCTCCGTCACTCGAACTAGACTCTTCATCTCAGGCGGCGTCGGTCGGTTCGAGTTGATCGAAACCGTACACTCTCTAGTCGGTGCTACCAACCACATCGGGTATCTCCTCGCTTATTAGAGGCCAGCAGACGGGCCGGACGACGTATATAT
This window contains:
- the LOC134191888 gene encoding lon protease homolog, mitochondrial-like codes for the protein MSLTRRGVHYLTRALSSPVRVNCLKTIYRAKSIHLPATRCYSLRLGDRKLSDATHLSLRVRCMCSAAGDGGDGDGGGGGGEEGSEREAAEEKESEETPAGEPGFALSTVDVPEMFPNVPVIAINRHPVFPRFMKMIEITDVNLMELIKRKAKLGQPWVGVFLKNDDSHESDVVSDISDIHPVGIFAHMSEMHDMNDRMRLLLMGHRRIRITSRYEVDEEVSESHESQTVEWASKESHPLPEDKAPRPLLMVTTENVTVKSFERTEEIKALSAEIIKTIRDIVALNPLFREALSNLMESGRKVVDHPAHLADFGAALTSAESLQLQEVLEEVDVSKRLLLTLELLKKELAIVTLQQQLGKEVEEKVNKMQRKYLLQEQLKIIKRELGLEKDDKDAVAEKFRERIKDRVIPEAVETVIEEELSKLSYLDNHSSEFSVTRNYLDWLTSIPWGIHSEENDEIQRAREILDEDHYGLQDIKERILEFIAVSQLNKSVQGKILCFVGPPGVGKTSIARSIARALNREYFRFSVGGMTDVAEIKGHRRTYIGAMPGKAIQCLKKTQTSNPLVVIDEVDKIGRGYQGDPSSALLELLDPEQNSGFLDHYLDVPVDLSKVLFICTGNVTDTIPVPLQDRMEIIQVSGYVEDEKKAIAEQYLIPVARTASGVKESDIGISDEALGLLIKQYCRESGVRNLQKHVEKIFRKAALQIVEKTNETIAVGSDNLHNYVGNPVFLSDRMYDTTPPGVVMGLAWTAMGGSTLYIETALRRPIEVEKSEPSVETTGQLGAVMQESARIAYTFAKSFLAKREPDNKFFDKAAVHIHVPAGATPKDGPSAGCTIVSALLSLATNKPARQNVAMTGELSLTGKVLPVGGIKEKTIAAKRDGVRCVVLPEGNRRDYEDLPEFIREGVEVHFAENYEDLYAIVFPKQ